The following are encoded together in the Lytechinus variegatus isolate NC3 chromosome 19, Lvar_3.0, whole genome shotgun sequence genome:
- the LOC121406201 gene encoding serine/threonine-protein phosphatase 6 regulatory ankyrin repeat subunit B-like has product MVLMMNRATLVVTPHYLGTPQGTSELGKSIKNLRAIMVEEDTEDYSPLLKAVRKGHLDEVQRLVSQGANVNRSNAEGKTPLVIAATTGSVDLLKFLIDQGAEITKSVEGLTALHVVAHLGHLHAIRYLISRGADVREGDNNGLTALHIAALNGHLDVTTYLISQGAEINNRSNNGDSALHFAAFSGHLHVIEYLISRGAEVNKGNNNDGTALHIAAEIGHLDVSKLLISHGAEVNKGDKNDVTALCIAARNGHLAVTKCLINQGAEMNKGNNHGWTALHTAVFSGHLDNGHLDVVKYLISKGAEINKGNNTGWTALHVAAGDGHLDVTKCLIGQGAEVNNGNNDGVTALHIAAQNGHLDVVKYLISQGAEVNKGNIDGVTALQIAAGNGHLDVTEYLTSQRAEVNKENNNGVTALYVTAKNGHLDVTKCLIGQGAQVKKRNKDGWTALHAAAEEGHLDVVRYLASQGAEVNEGNNNGVTSLYIASQNGHLNVIKYLISQGAEVNKGNIDGGTALHIAAQTDHLDVVKYLISEGAEVKKGNKNGWTALHIAAQTDHLDVVKYLTSQGAEVNEGNNDGWTALQMAAMDGHLDVTKCLIGQGAQVKKRNKDGWTALHAAAENGHLDVVRYLASQGAEVNEGDNNGVTSLYMASQNGHLNIIKYLISQGAEVNNRDNNDVTAVFIAAQDGHLDVTKYLISQGAEVNKGNLNGMTSLHIAAQKGHLDVVKYLISQGAYVNKGDNKRQTPLYHAAHNGHLHVTNYLISQGAEVHKEDESGETALHIAAQNGHLDVVKYLISQCAELNKEYNNGATALFAAAQNGHLDVNDQLDVVKYLTSQGAEVNEVDNSGRTAFHFAAFSGHLVVFTYLISQGAEVNKADINGWTALHIASANGHLEVVKYLIRKGAEVNAKTRSGFTSLDLARSASHLDVVQVLEAKGESRKDERSQNFLYLSILAQSLKDVLHTQDIHAAIQHGQTTVIERLVSQGADLNVQSADGRMCLHEAIKLCYNYSRNVEKSDKLRMDAVSKGNGH; this is encoded by the exons ATGGTCCTAATGATGAATAGGGCGACCTTAGTGGTCACACCACATTATCTAGGTACTCCACAGGGAACTTCTGAATTaggaaaatctatcaaaaatcTTAGAGCAATTATGGTTGAAGAAGATACAGAGGACTACTCTCCATTACTAAAGGCTGTAAGGAAAGGTCACCTTGATGAAGTACAACGCCTAGTAAGTCAAGGGGCAAACGTAAATCGGAGTAATGCAGAGGGTAAAACGCCATTAGTGATAGCAGCAACGACCGGCAGTGTGGATCTGTTGAAATTTCTCATCGATCAAGGGGCCGAGATTACAAAGTCCGTTGAAGGTCTGACTGCTTTACACGTTGTTGCTCACCTTGGTCATCTTCATGCTATCAGATATCTGATCAGTCGAGGCGCTGACGTGAGAGAAGGAGATAATAATGGTTTAACTGCATTGCACATTGCTGCCCTGAATGGTCACCTTGATGTCACAACATATCtaatcagtcaaggagctgagaTTAACAATAGAAGTAACAATGGGGACTCCGCGTTACACTTTGCTGCTTTCAGTGGTCATCTTCATGTGATTGAATATCTGATCAGTCGaggggctgaggtgaataaaggaaataataatgatgggaCTGCATTGCACATTGCTGCTGAGattggtcatcttgatgtcagCAAATTACTGATTAGTCATGGAGCAGAGGTGAATAAAGGAGATAAGAATGATGTGACTGCACTGTGCATTGCTGCTAGGAATGGTCATCTTGCTGTCACCAAATGTCTCATCAATCAAGGGGCTGAGatgaataaaggaaataaccatggttggactgcattacacactGCTGTTTTCagtggtcatcttgat aatggtcatcttgatgtcgtcaaatatctgatcagtaaAGGGGCTGAGATTAATAAAGGAAATAATActggttggactgcattacacgtTGCTGCTGGggatggtcatcttgatgtcaccaAATGTCTCATCGGTCAaggggctgaggtgaataaCGGAAATAACGATGGTgtgactgcattacacattgctgctcagaatggtcatcttgatgtcgtcaaatatctgatcagtcaaggggctgaggtgaataaaggaaaTATCGATGGTGTGACTGCATTACAAATTGCTGCTGGGAATGGGCACCTTGATGTCACCGAATATCTCACCAGTCAAAgggctgaggtgaataaagaaaataacaatggTGTGACTGCGTTATACGTTACTGCTAaaaatggtcatcttgatgtcaccaAATGCCTCATCGGTCAAGGGGCTCAagtgaagaaaagaaataaagatggttggactgcattacacgCTGCTGCTGAGGAgggtcatcttgatgtcgtcaGATATCTCGCCAGTCAAGGGGCTGAGGTGAATGAAGGAAATAACAACGGGGTGACTTCATTATATATAGCTTCTCAGAATGGTCATCTCAATGTCATTAAATATCTGATAAGTCAaggggctgaggtgaataaaggaaaTATCGATGGTGGGACTGCATTGCACATTGCTGCTCAGACAGATCATCTTGATGtcgtcaaatatctgatcagtgaagGGGCTGAAGtgaagaaaggaaataaaaatggttggactgcattacacattgctgCTCAGACAGATCATCTTGATGTCGTCAAATATCTCACCAGTCAAGGGGCTGAGGtgaatgaaggaaataacgATGGTTGGACTGCCTTACAAATGGCTGCCATggatggtcatcttgatgtcaccaAATGCCTCATCGGTCAAGGGGCTCAagtgaagaaaagaaataaagatggttggactgcattacacgCTGCTGCtgagaatggtcatcttgatgtcgtcaGATATCTCGCCAGTCAAGGGGCTGAGgtgaatgaaggagataacaaCGGAGTGACTTCATTATATATGGCTTCTCAGAATGGTCATCTCAatatcatcaaatatctgatcagtcaaggggctgaggtgaataaTCGAGATAACAATGATGTGACTGCAGTATTCATTGCTGCTCAggatggtcatcttgatgtcaccaaatatctgatcagtcaaggggctgaggtgaataaaggaaaTCTTAACGGTATGACTTCCTTACACATTGCGGCTCAGaaaggtcatcttgatgtcgtcaAATATCTCATCAGTCAAGGGGCTTATGTGAATAAAGGAGATAACAAACGTCAAACTCCATTGTACCATGCTGCTCATAATGGTCATCTTCATGTCACGAATTATCTCATCAGTCAGGGGGCTGAGGTACATAAAGAAGATGAAAGTGGTgagactgcattacacattgctgctcagaacggtcatcttgatgtcgtcaaatatctgatcagtcaatGTGCTGAGTTGAATAAAGAATATAACAATGGTGCGACTGCATTATTCGCTGCTGCTCAGAACGGTCATCTTGATGTg AATGATCAACTTGATGTCGTCAAATATCTCACAAGTCAAGGGGCTGAGGTGAATGAAGTAGATAACAGTGGACGGACTGCTTTTCACTTTGCTGCTTTCAGTGGGCATCTTGTTGTCTTCACATATTTGATCAGTCAaggggctgaggtgaataaagcAGATATCaatggttggactgcattacacatcgCTTCTGCCAATGGTCATCTTGAAGTCGTCAAATATCTGATTCGTaaaggagctgaggtgaatgCAAAAACTCGAAGTGGATTTACTTCTTTAGACCTTGCTCGCTCTGCATCTCATCTTGATGTTGTTCAAGTGCTTGAGGCCAAAGGGGAAAGTCGTAAAGATGAGAGAAGTCAAAATTTCCTTTACTTGTCGATCCTTGCACAAAGCCTAAAGGACGTTTTGCATACCCAG GATATTCATGCTGCTATACAACACGGTCAAACTACCGTCATTGAACGGTTAGTGTCTCAAGGAGCTGATCTCAATGTCCAGTCAGCTGACGGTCGGATGTGTCTTCATGAAGCCATCAAACTCTGTTACAACTATTCGAGAAATGTAGAAAAAAGTGACAAGCTACGAATG GACGCTGTTTCTAAAGGTAATGGTCACTGA